From one Halothece sp. PCC 7418 genomic stretch:
- the purH gene encoding bifunctional phosphoribosylaminoimidazolecarboxamide formyltransferase/IMP cyclohydrolase produces the protein MKRLALISVSDKTGIVEFSQQLISEFDFEIVSSGGTAKTLREAGIEVTKVSDYTGSPEILGGRVKTLHPRIHGGILARRDRADDQADLEANNVRPFDLIVVNLYPFVATISKPEVTVAEAIENIDIGGPAMLRAAAKNYQHLTVISNPKRYEAYLEELRSTGGQPSLNFRQTCALETFTLTADYDQAISAYLAGVNEEKVAPLPPQFSLMGTQRQALRYGENPHQSATWYQTGNTPTGWAGATQLQGKELSYNNLVDLEAARRIINEFTDQPTAAILKHTNPCGIASANHLVDAYENAFAGDSVSAFGGIVALNQAIDEATATAMTKTFLECVVAPGCHEEAKAVLGKKSNLRVLVLPDLQAGPKEMVKVIAGGFLVQTVDDEPDSDDQWEVVTEKQPTAEQLAEMMFAWKAAKHVKSNAIVVTRDRATIGIGAGQMNRVGAVDIALKQAGEKTQGATLASDGFFPFDDSVRTAAKAGITTLIQPGGSRRDQDSIQAANELGIVMIFTGTRHFLH, from the coding sequence TTGAAGCGGTTAGCTCTGATTAGCGTTTCCGACAAAACAGGAATTGTTGAGTTTTCCCAACAGTTAATCTCAGAATTTGATTTTGAGATTGTCAGCAGTGGTGGAACTGCGAAAACACTGAGGGAAGCTGGCATTGAGGTGACTAAAGTTTCCGATTATACAGGCTCTCCCGAAATTTTAGGGGGACGAGTGAAAACGCTACATCCTCGCATTCATGGGGGAATTTTAGCTCGGCGCGATCGCGCTGATGATCAAGCTGATCTCGAAGCAAATAATGTTCGTCCTTTTGATTTAATTGTAGTGAACCTTTACCCATTTGTCGCCACAATCAGCAAACCCGAGGTCACTGTTGCTGAAGCGATTGAAAATATAGATATTGGCGGACCTGCTATGTTACGGGCTGCTGCTAAGAACTATCAACATTTGACGGTAATTTCTAATCCGAAGCGGTATGAGGCTTATCTCGAAGAACTTCGTAGCACTGGCGGACAACCCTCACTCAATTTCCGTCAAACTTGCGCCCTCGAAACCTTTACCCTCACTGCGGATTATGACCAAGCGATTAGTGCTTATTTAGCAGGAGTCAATGAAGAAAAGGTCGCCCCCTTACCCCCACAGTTTAGCCTCATGGGAACGCAACGCCAAGCCCTCCGTTATGGCGAAAACCCCCATCAAAGCGCAACTTGGTATCAAACGGGAAATACCCCCACGGGTTGGGCGGGTGCAACCCAACTCCAAGGAAAAGAACTGAGTTATAACAATTTAGTTGATTTAGAAGCAGCGCGACGGATCATCAATGAGTTTACGGATCAGCCGACAGCAGCAATTTTGAAGCATACGAATCCTTGTGGGATTGCTTCGGCGAATCATTTAGTGGATGCTTATGAAAACGCTTTTGCTGGGGATTCGGTTTCTGCTTTTGGCGGAATTGTGGCGTTGAATCAAGCGATTGATGAAGCCACAGCAACTGCAATGACTAAAACTTTTTTAGAGTGTGTGGTTGCACCTGGTTGTCATGAAGAGGCGAAAGCTGTATTAGGGAAAAAGTCTAATCTGCGGGTGTTAGTTTTACCCGACTTGCAAGCTGGACCGAAGGAAATGGTAAAAGTGATTGCAGGGGGCTTTTTAGTGCAAACCGTCGATGATGAACCCGATAGTGATGATCAATGGGAAGTGGTGACAGAAAAACAACCCACGGCAGAACAATTGGCGGAAATGATGTTTGCTTGGAAAGCTGCTAAGCACGTTAAGTCGAATGCGATTGTTGTGACGCGCGATCGCGCTACCATTGGCATTGGTGCTGGACAAATGAACCGAGTGGGTGCGGTTGATATTGCCCTCAAACAAGCGGGAGAGAAAACACAAGGGGCAACTCTAGCCAGTGATGGTTTTTTCCCGTTTGATGATTCGGTTCGGACGGCAGCTAAAGCGGGCATTACAACCCTTATTCAACCAGGTGGATCACGTCGCGATCAAGATTCGATTCAAGCTGCTAATGAGTTGGGAATCGTGATGATTTTCACAGGAACTCGTCACTTCCTGCATTAA
- a CDS encoding N-acetylmuramoyl-L-alanine amidase: MKNWLTPLLSGFLLTSYISSPPAFAQSKQDLMLVYPPKQHQTTAEKIFLIGTASATVYVNGQPIEQSAAGHFAPSFPLQMGDNQFTIRSGDEQVTRRITRISPVPTPPSDGGFAPNSLFPSQPITRQVGETICLEAVGTPQGEVTATVAEQIIPLLPQAKHALPPNYAVLTGNNAPLSQFTQLYQGCFKSEIAGNLGNPIYTIKFGDQTITASDTENITILTNAHPQASSYHGGVQMTPIEKTVVEVTAEAGAARTGPGTSYSRLTPLPKGTRATVTGREGKWLRLGYGAWIDGEATRVIPDAVSPQTFIRSIKAEPTPQSTEIHFPLQVPVPVRVQQEEDTFTLTLHHTIAQTDTIHLDDDPLIERLDWQQIDPETVQYTFHLKSDQQWGYNLRYEGPNLILSLKHPPTARSAQPLAGMRILVDPGHGGEELGAKGPTGYPEKAVNLKVSQLLQAELEQRGATVYMTRETDKFVSLADRIAMINDLNPAIALSIHYNALPDDGDAINTSGIGAFWYNPPAHDLAVFLHNYLVEELNRDSYGVFWNTLALTRPHTTLAVLLELGFMINPTEFEWVMNPAAQEKLAGTIADGVEVWWKQKKASAETTQR; this comes from the coding sequence ATGAAAAATTGGTTAACACCTTTGCTTTCTGGATTCCTGCTGACAAGTTACATCAGTTCTCCACCAGCGTTCGCCCAGTCGAAACAAGATTTAATGCTAGTCTATCCCCCAAAACAACATCAAACCACTGCTGAAAAAATTTTTCTCATTGGTACGGCTTCTGCGACCGTTTATGTGAATGGTCAGCCCATTGAACAAAGTGCTGCGGGACATTTTGCGCCGAGTTTCCCCCTCCAGATGGGAGATAATCAATTTACAATCCGTTCTGGAGATGAACAAGTCACCCGACGAATTACTCGTATTTCTCCTGTTCCCACTCCTCCTAGCGATGGCGGTTTTGCACCGAACTCTCTCTTTCCCTCACAACCAATTACCCGTCAAGTGGGAGAAACAATTTGTCTCGAAGCCGTTGGGACACCGCAAGGGGAAGTCACAGCCACTGTAGCAGAACAAATAATTCCCCTTCTCCCCCAAGCTAAACACGCCCTTCCTCCGAATTATGCCGTGTTAACAGGAAACAATGCACCGCTTTCTCAGTTTACCCAACTTTATCAAGGATGTTTCAAATCAGAAATCGCGGGTAACTTGGGGAATCCCATTTATACCATCAAATTCGGGGATCAAACCATTACCGCATCTGATACGGAAAATATTACGATTTTGACCAACGCTCATCCGCAGGCTTCGTCGTATCACGGCGGAGTACAGATGACTCCAATAGAGAAAACTGTGGTCGAAGTAACCGCAGAAGCTGGCGCAGCACGGACAGGGCCAGGAACCAGCTATTCTCGACTTACCCCGTTACCAAAAGGGACAAGAGCAACAGTGACGGGAAGAGAAGGAAAATGGTTACGGCTGGGGTATGGGGCTTGGATAGATGGGGAAGCCACACGAGTCATCCCTGATGCAGTTTCACCACAGACGTTTATTCGCAGTATTAAAGCAGAACCCACCCCACAAAGTACAGAGATTCATTTTCCGTTACAAGTTCCTGTTCCCGTGCGGGTGCAACAAGAAGAAGACACCTTTACCCTGACGTTACATCACACGATCGCGCAAACGGATACGATTCACTTAGATGATGATCCCCTGATTGAACGCCTCGATTGGCAACAGATTGACCCCGAAACGGTGCAATATACCTTTCATCTCAAATCCGATCAACAGTGGGGCTATAATCTACGCTATGAAGGCCCCAACTTGATTTTATCCCTGAAACATCCCCCAACAGCGCGATCGGCTCAACCCTTGGCTGGAATGAGAATTTTAGTTGACCCTGGTCATGGCGGAGAGGAGTTAGGGGCAAAAGGGCCCACAGGCTACCCCGAAAAAGCAGTGAATTTAAAGGTATCCCAACTGTTACAAGCAGAATTAGAGCAACGGGGGGCAACGGTTTATATGACGCGAGAAACGGACAAATTTGTCTCGTTAGCAGACCGTATTGCCATGATTAATGATCTAAACCCTGCGATCGCGCTTTCAATTCATTATAATGCCCTCCCTGATGATGGCGATGCCATTAATACCTCTGGCATTGGTGCTTTTTGGTATAACCCACCCGCTCATGATTTAGCCGTTTTTCTTCATAATTATCTAGTAGAGGAACTGAATCGAGACTCTTATGGCGTTTTCTGGAATACTCTCGCCCTCACCCGCCCGCATACAACCTTAGCGGTTCTCTTAGAACTGGGCTTTATGATTAATCCCACTGAGTTTGAATGGGTGATGAACCCCGCAGCACAGGAAAAACTCGCGGGGACGATTGCGGATGGGGTTGAAGTGTGGTGGAAGCAAAAAAAAGCCAGCGCTGAGACAACCCAACGCTGA
- a CDS encoding DoxX family protein: MQSLVSALFRSNLTPNYWSQGSWVILRVVIGLFMIHNGIDKLADVESFAQAYVEVIGLPFPIFFSYVAGYVELIGAPLVALGLFTRPAALLNVATMAVALYHHVLVAGFSVPYLELASIYAAAFLFFAVNGGGIFSLDTFLGNWISDRAAPSQSEEAETVSVRDIAESKQVN, from the coding sequence ATGCAAAGCCTAGTTTCGGCATTATTTCGATCCAACCTCACACCCAACTACTGGTCTCAAGGCAGTTGGGTGATTTTACGGGTTGTAATTGGACTGTTTATGATTCATAACGGCATTGATAAACTTGCCGATGTTGAATCCTTTGCCCAGGCTTACGTGGAAGTGATCGGTTTACCGTTTCCGATTTTCTTTAGTTACGTTGCAGGTTATGTGGAATTAATTGGCGCACCTTTAGTCGCCCTCGGATTATTCACGCGACCCGCAGCCCTACTCAATGTTGCCACCATGGCAGTCGCGTTGTATCACCACGTTTTAGTCGCTGGCTTCAGTGTTCCCTATTTAGAATTAGCCAGCATCTATGCAGCAGCGTTCTTATTCTTTGCGGTTAATGGTGGTGGAATCTTCTCTCTAGATACCTTTCTGGGGAATTGGATCAGCGATCGCGCTGCCCCATCGCAATCAGAAGAAGCGGAAACCGTTTCAGTTAGAGATATTGCAGAATCCAAACAAGTTAATTAA
- a CDS encoding phycocyanin subunit beta — protein MFDAFSRVVSQADSRGEFLSTEQLDALSQMVQDGNKRLDTVNRMTSNSASIVTNAARGLFAEQPQLVQPGGNAYTNRRMAACLRDMEIILRYVTYATLAGDASVLEDRCLNGLRETYQALGVPGASVAAGVQKMKEEAVRLANDPNGITQGDCSQLMSEVASYFDRAAAAVA, from the coding sequence ATGTTCGACGCATTTAGCCGTGTTGTTTCCCAAGCTGATAGCCGTGGTGAATTCCTAAGCACCGAGCAACTCGATGCCCTCAGCCAAATGGTTCAAGACGGAAACAAACGTTTAGATACCGTTAACCGCATGACTAGCAACAGCGCTAGCATCGTCACCAACGCTGCTCGGGGTTTATTTGCAGAGCAACCCCAACTGGTTCAACCGGGCGGAAACGCTTACACTAACCGTCGCATGGCTGCTTGCTTACGTGACATGGAAATCATCCTCCGTTACGTTACTTATGCCACTCTCGCAGGTGATGCCAGTGTCCTCGAAGATCGTTGCTTAAATGGACTCCGTGAAACTTACCAAGCTCTTGGTGTTCCCGGTGCATCCGTTGCTGCTGGCGTTCAAAAAATGAAAGAAGAAGCAGTTCGTCTCGCCAACGACCCCAACGGCATCACTCAAGGGGATTGCAGCCAGTTAATGTCCGAAGTGGCGAGCTACTTCGATCGCGCTGCTGCTGCGGTTGCCTAG
- a CDS encoding PleD family two-component system response regulator, translated as MLEPDFQTHPPRILVVEDEKTLRLISKRALTREGYTVREAINGEEALELVVESVPDLVLLDAMMPEMDGFTCCAELQKRLGKNCPPVLMVTVLDDEKSVNLAFEVGATEYITKPINWAVLRKRIDRLLTTRWALQELERRYEQAHQLSLELEKANQKLEYLARVDALTQVANRRTFNERFQEEWNRSRRDSSPISLILCDVDYFKKYNDYYGHQAGDSCLYKIAKILQENCQRASDLVARYGGEEFAIILGGIHLEEATHLAEKIRLHVQESAIPHQANPNGNSVTLSLGVASLIPDENYSKNDLVRQADAALYEAKNAGRDRVVVYQG; from the coding sequence ATGTTAGAACCGGATTTTCAAACCCATCCTCCTCGGATTCTGGTTGTTGAGGACGAGAAAACCCTTCGCCTGATTTCTAAACGAGCCTTGACGCGAGAGGGATATACAGTACGAGAAGCGATTAATGGGGAAGAGGCTCTGGAACTTGTGGTTGAAAGTGTACCCGATCTGGTTTTATTAGATGCCATGATGCCAGAAATGGATGGCTTTACTTGTTGTGCAGAACTTCAGAAAAGATTAGGGAAAAATTGTCCACCGGTGCTCATGGTTACCGTTTTAGATGATGAGAAATCGGTTAATTTAGCCTTTGAAGTGGGAGCAACAGAATATATTACCAAACCGATTAATTGGGCTGTTTTACGAAAACGAATTGATCGGCTTTTAACGACGCGCTGGGCGTTACAAGAATTAGAGCGTCGTTATGAACAAGCCCATCAATTAAGTCTAGAATTAGAAAAAGCCAATCAGAAACTGGAATATTTAGCAAGAGTTGATGCTTTAACCCAAGTGGCAAATCGCAGGACGTTTAATGAGCGGTTTCAGGAAGAATGGAATCGATCGCGCCGTGACTCTTCTCCAATCAGTTTGATTTTATGCGATGTGGATTATTTCAAAAAATATAATGACTATTATGGACATCAAGCGGGAGACAGTTGTTTATACAAAATTGCAAAAATTCTACAAGAGAATTGCCAACGTGCTAGTGATTTAGTCGCTCGTTATGGCGGGGAAGAATTTGCCATCATTTTAGGCGGAATTCATTTAGAAGAAGCGACTCATTTAGCAGAAAAAATTCGTCTCCACGTGCAAGAGAGTGCTATTCCTCATCAGGCTAATCCGAATGGCAACTCGGTCACTTTAAGTCTAGGGGTTGCTAGTTTGATTCCTGATGAAAACTATAGCAAAAATGATTTAGTGAGACAGGCAGATGCAGCGTTATATGAAGCGAAAAATGCTGGGCGCGATCGCGTTGTCGTTTATCAGGGTTAA
- a CDS encoding phycobiliprotein lyase, translating into MDTGKLQHFFDCCLGHWDIERTYHYLMREEVERSHTKFEVKPLTPELQRKVLVDNQYDISDQDTVLSGFQLSFHTVSDKGEEVAQSLNALFVPKQQREGILEGDYLRDRAYEEARPIVSHFRFDPAVSELLMTTSYTQVVSVDSITLVNPNLRIRKIINYDRPPQGETLKKVRLVGFGVEQKVSTP; encoded by the coding sequence ATGGACACGGGGAAACTACAACATTTTTTTGACTGTTGCTTGGGTCATTGGGATATTGAACGCACCTATCATTATCTCATGCGGGAAGAAGTAGAACGGTCGCACACGAAATTTGAAGTCAAGCCATTGACTCCAGAATTGCAAAGGAAAGTCTTGGTGGATAATCAGTATGATATTTCTGACCAAGATACAGTTCTGTCAGGGTTTCAACTTTCCTTTCATACCGTGTCTGATAAGGGAGAAGAAGTCGCACAATCCCTCAATGCTTTATTTGTCCCCAAACAGCAAAGGGAAGGGATTCTAGAGGGGGATTATTTGCGCGATCGCGCTTATGAAGAAGCCCGACCCATTGTCTCCCATTTCCGCTTCGATCCTGCGGTTTCAGAGTTGTTAATGACCACCTCTTATACACAAGTAGTTTCCGTGGATTCCATCACCTTGGTCAATCCCAACTTGAGAATTCGTAAAATTATTAACTACGATCGGCCTCCCCAAGGAGAAACCTTAAAAAAGGTGAGATTGGTGGGGTTTGGGGTGGAGCAAAAAGTCAGCACTCCTTAA
- a CDS encoding phycobiliprotein lyase, which produces MDGLQFFQQSAGQWRSLRTTHHLPFRRAETGGSDIKVEALTAEDDRIAEICQMHEVDPSTAVGGAHVSWDGAMEWDQEGEDHSGTSVFSLVPDAENPQQGKLLRERGYAEVVPVMGEYHIDHEEALVLVTEYDTMSINERFWFPHPDVRLRTSTVKRFGGLSTATFCAEIRVDESEKATPKPSETSVQSLWGW; this is translated from the coding sequence ATGGATGGATTGCAATTTTTCCAACAAAGTGCAGGTCAATGGCGTTCCCTCCGTACCACCCACCATCTTCCCTTTCGTCGTGCGGAAACGGGCGGATCTGATATTAAAGTGGAAGCCCTAACCGCAGAAGATGATCGCATTGCAGAAATTTGTCAAATGCACGAAGTCGATCCCAGTACCGCCGTGGGGGGAGCGCACGTGAGTTGGGATGGTGCAATGGAGTGGGATCAAGAAGGAGAAGACCATTCTGGAACCAGTGTTTTTTCCCTTGTTCCCGATGCTGAAAACCCGCAACAAGGGAAATTATTACGGGAGAGAGGCTATGCAGAAGTCGTTCCCGTCATGGGGGAATATCACATTGATCACGAAGAAGCACTGGTATTAGTGACCGAATATGACACCATGAGCATTAATGAACGCTTTTGGTTTCCTCATCCTGATGTGCGGTTGCGAACCAGTACAGTGAAACGCTTTGGCGGATTGAGTACCGCCACTTTCTGCGCCGAAATTCGGGTTGATGAATCGGAAAAGGCAACCCCAAAACCGAGTGAAACATCAGTGCAATCCCTTTGGGGGTGGTAG
- a CDS encoding glycosyltransferase family 2 protein — MSYSSSLSENGVTEVKVRPQISVVVPIYNEVESLETLVSAIAQTLIPTTYPYEIVCVDDGSKDGTTALLKDLAQNRDDLCAVILRRNYGQTAAMAAGFHYAQGQFIISLDADLQNDPTDIPDLIAKLEEGYDLVSGWRKNRQDAALTRLLPSKIANWLIGRVTNVRIHDYGCSLKGYRAELVADMNLYGELHRFLPALAFIEGAKITEIPVKHHPRQYGSSKYGLGRTLRVLMDLLTIWFMQKFLTRPMHVFGSLGLLSMGLGILTGGYLTVLKFGFGQNIGDRPLLILVVVLLLAGVQLFSFGLLGELLIRTYHESQGRPIYRVREVL, encoded by the coding sequence GTGAGTTATTCTTCTAGTCTTTCGGAAAACGGGGTGACAGAGGTTAAGGTTCGTCCCCAAATTTCAGTTGTTGTTCCGATTTATAATGAAGTGGAAAGTTTAGAAACATTAGTCAGCGCGATCGCGCAAACGCTAATCCCTACCACTTATCCCTACGAAATTGTTTGTGTGGATGATGGCTCGAAAGATGGAACAACTGCTCTCCTCAAAGACTTAGCGCAAAACCGTGATGACTTATGTGCTGTCATTCTCCGACGGAACTACGGACAAACCGCAGCCATGGCAGCAGGATTTCATTATGCCCAAGGTCAGTTTATCATTTCTCTCGATGCTGACTTACAAAACGACCCCACTGATATTCCAGACCTGATTGCCAAACTAGAAGAAGGCTACGATCTCGTTAGTGGCTGGCGCAAAAACCGTCAAGATGCAGCACTCACCCGCTTACTCCCCTCAAAAATTGCCAACTGGCTAATTGGACGAGTGACCAATGTCCGCATCCACGACTATGGCTGTTCTCTCAAAGGATATCGCGCCGAGTTAGTTGCAGATATGAACCTCTACGGGGAATTGCATCGCTTTCTCCCTGCACTAGCCTTTATTGAAGGGGCGAAAATTACCGAAATTCCCGTCAAACATCATCCCCGACAGTATGGAAGTAGTAAATATGGTTTAGGGCGTACCCTTCGCGTTTTAATGGACTTACTGACCATCTGGTTTATGCAGAAATTTCTTACCCGCCCGATGCACGTTTTTGGGTCTCTGGGGTTACTTTCGATGGGCTTAGGCATTTTAACAGGGGGTTATTTAACGGTTCTTAAATTTGGCTTCGGACAAAATATCGGTGATCGCCCTTTGTTAATTTTAGTGGTTGTTTTGCTCTTAGCTGGCGTACAACTTTTTTCTTTTGGTTTATTGGGAGAACTGCTCATTCGCACCTATCATGAATCACAGGGCAGACCCATTTATCGGGTGCGAGAAGTTTTGTAG
- a CDS encoding phosphodiester glycosidase family protein — protein MNRTQMRWDKLLLPITLSLTVVLTCILSATVTQARSSTSNVEVLRQGEIVSLNGNELPISWRQWEANGNTHLGISDTAAQQRLGLELLSSNTPQVQPVWWFGGENRSAYRLTTQHLQPNRYLDLTPILRESAEQLSVLGNQLEITTTPAQVKNIRRGKQSWGERIVVDLDRPILWHIKEGRQQATLTLSAFTPSQVSAQFSPPPLERPEAIKNTEKKTNSSLLVVKSEAQKTQLEINVPEALNLHVSTLSNPPRLVIDLRPDHLQSKQIHWAQGVHWRQDYIPISDGTFAVTWLELNPRNSNFNLMPIWSNPEQMQGIARLSDTGKYNQVPVAINGGFFNRDTKLPLGAIKREGEWYSSPILNRGAIAWDNQGQIIMDRLRYEETLHTSNGQTFSLQALNSGYVQSGIARYTSAWGVTYTPLTDQETVVVVNNQRVQQLVTGILGQNQQIPIPSNGYLLTIRGKPELASAFNVGTSLQLESQSFPSYFDRYPNILAAGPLLIKNGRVVLDAEGENFSQAFINQKAHRSAIALTRQGTILLVAMGDGLGRKGPTLSEATAILKRLGAIEALNLDGGSSTSLYLSGALINRSPATSARIHNGIGIYRND, from the coding sequence TTGAATCGAACCCAAATGCGCTGGGATAAGCTGCTATTACCAATTACACTAAGTTTAACGGTTGTTCTGACTTGTATTCTTTCAGCAACAGTCACTCAAGCGCGATCGAGCACTTCTAATGTAGAAGTCTTGCGCCAAGGAGAAATCGTCAGTCTCAACGGAAATGAACTCCCGATCAGTTGGCGACAATGGGAAGCAAACGGAAACACTCATCTCGGAATTAGCGATACCGCAGCCCAACAACGACTCGGTTTAGAATTACTCAGCAGCAATACTCCGCAAGTGCAACCTGTCTGGTGGTTTGGTGGCGAGAATCGTTCAGCTTATCGTCTCACAACGCAACACCTACAGCCCAATCGCTATCTGGATCTCACGCCAATTTTAAGAGAAAGTGCTGAACAATTATCAGTTCTAGGAAATCAGTTAGAAATTACTACAACCCCCGCCCAAGTTAAGAATATTCGCAGGGGAAAACAATCTTGGGGGGAACGCATTGTGGTTGATTTAGATCGTCCGATTCTCTGGCATATTAAAGAGGGACGACAGCAAGCAACATTAACCCTTTCCGCTTTTACACCGTCTCAAGTGAGCGCACAGTTTTCTCCACCACCACTAGAAAGACCAGAAGCAATCAAAAATACAGAAAAAAAGACTAATTCTTCTCTCTTGGTAGTCAAGTCAGAAGCTCAAAAAACCCAACTTGAGATTAATGTACCCGAAGCATTGAATCTGCACGTCAGCACTCTTTCCAATCCGCCAAGGTTAGTCATTGATTTACGCCCTGATCATCTGCAATCAAAACAGATTCATTGGGCGCAAGGCGTTCACTGGCGACAAGATTATATCCCTATTTCCGATGGAACATTTGCAGTGACGTGGTTAGAGTTAAATCCTCGTAATAGTAATTTTAATTTAATGCCAATTTGGAGTAATCCTGAGCAAATGCAAGGAATTGCTCGTCTCAGTGATACTGGAAAATATAATCAAGTCCCTGTGGCAATTAATGGTGGATTTTTTAATCGGGATACGAAATTACCCCTTGGCGCGATTAAACGAGAGGGAGAGTGGTATTCTAGCCCGATTTTGAACCGAGGCGCGATCGCGTGGGACAATCAAGGACAAATTATTATGGATCGGTTACGCTACGAAGAAACTCTCCACACCAGCAACGGACAAACTTTCTCTCTACAAGCCCTTAATAGTGGCTATGTGCAATCGGGAATTGCTCGTTATACTTCTGCTTGGGGCGTGACTTATACCCCCCTTACCGACCAAGAAACGGTTGTTGTAGTGAACAATCAGCGAGTGCAACAGTTAGTAACTGGGATCTTGGGTCAGAATCAACAAATTCCCATTCCTAGCAATGGCTATCTGCTAACGATTCGCGGAAAACCTGAACTGGCTTCTGCTTTTAACGTGGGAACATCCTTACAGTTAGAGAGTCAAAGTTTCCCTAGCTACTTTGACCGTTACCCCAATATTTTAGCTGCTGGTCCTTTATTAATCAAAAATGGGCGAGTCGTATTAGATGCAGAAGGGGAAAATTTTAGTCAAGCCTTTATTAACCAAAAAGCTCATCGAAGCGCGATCGCGCTCACTCGACAAGGTACAATTCTTTTAGTTGCTATGGGTGATGGTCTGGGAAGAAAAGGTCCCACCCTCTCGGAAGCAACAGCTATTCTCAAGCGTCTGGGCGCGATCGAAGCCCTCAACCTTGACGGGGGAAGTTCTACTTCTCTTTATCTCAGTGGCGCATTGATCAATCGCTCTCCTGCAACCAGTGCGCGGATTCATAATGGGATTGGTATTTATAGAAATGATTAA
- a CDS encoding c-type cytochrome: protein MFWKKMLAVLVMVAVFMTGCGSSDAQNPPESQSKTSQQPQQTEQVAEAKPEVEEVELSREAADLENGKQVFMAKANCTQCHRGGINTVIADKHLGKDALEKYNMDSMEAIAHQVRNGKNAMPAYGRRLSEEQIRDVAAYVLSQAEKGWTNQ from the coding sequence ATGTTTTGGAAGAAAATGCTTGCTGTTTTGGTTATGGTTGCTGTTTTCATGACTGGTTGTGGGAGTTCTGATGCTCAGAATCCTCCTGAATCCCAAAGCAAGACTAGCCAACAGCCACAGCAAACCGAACAAGTGGCTGAGGCAAAACCAGAAGTAGAGGAAGTGGAGTTGAGTCGAGAGGCTGCCGATCTCGAAAATGGAAAACAAGTGTTCATGGCAAAAGCCAATTGCACCCAATGTCATCGCGGTGGAATCAACACGGTCATTGCAGACAAGCACTTGGGGAAAGATGCCCTAGAGAAGTACAACATGGATTCCATGGAGGCGATCGCGCACCAGGTCAGAAATGGTAAAAACGCGATGCCTGCCTACGGAAGACGGCTCAGTGAGGAACAGATTCGCGATGTCGCAGCTTATGTTCTGTCGCAAGCAGAGAAAGGCTGGACGAATCAATAA